GGCAACTGCTACACCTTTAAGAGCAACTGGGCTGCACAGCACACAGGCATCACACATGGTGAGTGCTTATCCACAACAGACACCTGAGGCATGGCTGTGGAGAGCACAGGACAGCGGCTTCATACCTCCCCCTTGGCCTCCCCAGGAATCAGCCTGGTCCTCAGGGCTGAAGAGCAGGATCACCTCCCTCTGCTGTCTACAGAGACTGGAATCAAGGTTATGGTTCATGGACACAATACACCTTTCCTGGAACACTATGGCTTCAGCATTCAGCCAGAGACCCAGACCACTATAGGAATCCAAGAGGTGGGCAGGGGTCTGGACCACCTGTCCAGCCTAAGTATTGAATTGGGTCAGGCCCTAGATGTGGGGTGGGAAGAACTGAAGCTCTACTCTCCACACCCTACAGGATGAGGTACACAGGCTTAGGAGTCCCTATGGCCACTGCACTGATGGCATTGAGGGTGTAGAAGTGAAGCTTCTGTATAACATCTCATACACCAGGCAGGTGAGTGGATGGCAGAAAGGGTCCCTGAGCACAGGGTGTCCCATGCTGGGAGGACCCCTATCTTGAGTCCCTGCTGTCTCCTCAGGCATGCCTAGTTTCCTGCTTCCAGCACCTGATGGTGGAGATCTGCTCCTGTGCTTACTACCTCTACCCACTGCCTGATGGAACCCACTACTGCAGCCACAAGCAACACCCAGCCTCGGTTGAGCCTGTCCTACAGGCTGTAGGGTTGCTGGGGCCTCCAGGGtggtctcttcttcttcttcttcttcttttttttttttgttttttggtttttggtttttcaaggtaggatctcactctacctgaggctgacctggaactcgctatgtaatctcagggtgcccttgaactcaaggcaatcctcctacctctgcctcctgagtgctgggattaaaggtgtgcaccaccacacccagtcaggGTGGTCACTTCTAATGATCCCTCTTGATCCCAGGTCACTGCTTCTACTGCCTTCTCCAGGACATGGAAACCCACCAGCTCCCCTGTGTCTCCTGCTACCCTAGGCCTTGCAGGTGAGGGGGATGATAAGGTTGGAGGTCAAGGATCAGTTCCCCTAAGAGCAATGCAGGATGACTGGTAGTTTTGTCTCTCTCAGGAAGTCTTCCTACAAGCTCTCCACAGGGACTTCCAGGTTGCCTTCATCCAAGTCTGCTGTGAGTCTCAAGGAGTGTGGTGTGGGTAGGCCCAGGGCCCCTCACAGCTACCAGTGATGTTGGGAAGGGACGGTGTGGTCATAAAAGCCTTCCTACGTTCAGGACTGGATCCTAGCTACGCTTGGTGAGTGAGACCAGTGGAACCCAAGCTGGAACAGGAGGGAGCACAGGTGGGTGCCTCATCTCCTAGGGACACATCCCATCTCTCCCCTACTAGCCCCCTTACACCTGTTTCTCCACTCCAGAAGCAGTGTGGCCAAGGTGAACATCTATCAGGAACTCAAGTACTGTACCATAGATGAGGCACCTGTATACTCAGTGAGTGGCTGGCAATATCCAAGGCTGGGTCTGTGGCGAACCACTCCCCTGGGATGGGAATATAATGGTGGGGAGAGGTAGCCCTACACAGTCCCACACAGGAGTGGGGACCAGAGGCCCTGCTGGACTTGCTGCCCACTCACCCACAGGTTCCTCAGCTGCTGTCTGCCATGGGCAGCCTGTGGAGCCTTTGGTTTGGCTCATCCGTCTCTCTgtgctggagctgctggagctgctgctggatGTTACCACCCTTGCTGTGCTGCTAGGCTTTCGCTGGCTCTGCCAGGGACAGGAGTCCTGGCTGGGTGGCAGTACTGCCTCAGGGCAATCCCACACACCAGAGGCCAACCACAGGTTCCAGAGTGGCACGGTTGACACCAGAGATGTAGAGGGTCCAGTGAGGGCTCAACTCCCACAAGTGCTTCCAGGGGCCCTAAATATAGACTCTGTGGGAGAATTAGTCTAAGCTCCAGCCCCTTGAGATAATGACATCTTGATCAGTCCCACCACGACTATCTGTTCCCCCAGCCTAACCCTGGGAGATGTGGCAGCAGTAGGTTCCCCATAGGGGGTAAGAATAACCACCAGAGCCCAGGAAgcagcagcacatggatcatGGGCATGCCTCACACATCAGAGTCTCTCTTCACCCACCTACAACACCTGAAGCCCCTCAGGTTGAAGAGCCTCAACACAGAGCGGTAGTGTCCCCATCTCTATGGACTCCTGAGTTCAGGATTGACCATGGgtccatgcatgcatgtatgtgggagCAGAGGTACCTCAACACAGTGATGTGTCTGTTTGGTGTCATATTTGTCTGTGCATGTTCATAAAACCTGCCTGCATCTGTGTGCAGGTTGGGCAGAGCCTGCCTTGGCTTAAGGACAGGCTATGGACAGGCAGAAGGAAGAGTAGGTCCAAGCCAAAGCATCTAGTGACCTTGGGTTGCTTTACAATAAAATCATtaattctgggatggagagatggctcagcaactaaaggtacttgcttgcaatgcctgatggcctgggttcaattccccagtacctacataaagacagatgcataaaggggtacatgtatcttgagtttgtttgcagaggcaggaggcactgacacagcccatactcactctttgtctctctcaaataaataaataaaaatatttttaaacatttaaaaaaaaacagtaattccATTTGCTGCCTAGTGCATCTCTTATCATGCCAGGGTAAGCTGCAAACCTCCAACTGTACCCCATCACCACCTTAAAGCAGATCATAGCAAACACGCTGCAAGGCTGAGAACATTAGGTGTGGCTCAGAGACACTAACCCCAACCATCCTCACTAATTGTGTTCACCCCTTTTTCTTCCAAAGGACAGAGTCTAGGCCAGAGAAAGGCAGGAGATCCTAGGAACAAGAGCTAGGGGTGTCAGGAGACACTTTGTCTAAGCCCAATAGGCCACGGGAGGTTGTCCGGGTCATGTCTCCTTGAGGAAAGGATATTGATAGGACCCTGCTCAAGGCTGCTCCCAGATACACACCCACAATTGAGACAGAGCCAAGCAAGGTGGGGTACATCAATGAGCAGGCAGTGGGTGCAAGCGGCAGAGGTTTATTAACCAAGAGTGATCAGAGCAGGAGGGGGTAGGGTCCCGCCAGCCCTAAGGTGGCAAGGCAGGCGGTGGGCAGAGCtcaagcagggaggaaggagctaATTCTGTTCTTTAGGACCACAGCCAGCAAGCAAGGGAGTTAGGGCCCCGGTCCTGTGCTGACCTTACTGCCCATGGAACCTCCCAGGGCAATGTTTGCATAGTGACCAGCTGACTGGCCTTAGCCTAACCAAGGGCCCAAAATTGCAGAGGAGTCCAGCCTCTGTCCTGGGACTCCTTCAGAAAATAGGAAATTGAAGGCATTGGTGGGGTTCCCAAATGAGTTAGGGACCCCATGACCCATCAGAGTTCCAGCCCAAAAGGTAAGGCTGGTGAGGGGGTTAGGGCAGATCTATGGGGCCTTCCCCCACTAGCAGGCAGATCC
The genomic region above belongs to Jaculus jaculus isolate mJacJac1 chromosome 5, mJacJac1.mat.Y.cur, whole genome shotgun sequence and contains:
- the Scnn1d gene encoding amiloride-sensitive sodium channel subunit delta; protein product: MSSVVTASRAMELMTSPPPGSQRYAVGLGTPYLSPAKILSTSLSGATTIHGTIRFVCSPENRLKTASWGLLLLGALAVLYWQLGLLLEQYWSYSVIMAVSVHCEHKFFPLVTLCDMKPHRPRLICHHLEALDVFAQENIYALYKFNFSEGRITPFARVSRHEPSFQLDRGIRLQWLRHLGSQHKVGFRLCNSTGDDCFYRAYSSGVTAAQEWYQFHYIDILALLPIDWEGSHQSHGGHFILSCCSGSEDCQDWHFRKFYHQTYGNCYTFKSNWAAQHTGITHGISLVLRAEEQDHLPLLSTETGIKVMVHGHNTPFLEHYGFSIQPETQTTIGIQEDEVHRLRSPYGHCTDGIEGVEVKLLYNISYTRQACLVSCFQHLMVEICSCAYYLYPLPDGTHYCSHKQHPASVEPVLQADMETHQLPCVSCYPRPCRSSVAKVNIYQELKYCTIDEAPVYSPVEPLVWLIRLSVLELLELLLDVTTLAVLLGFRWLCQGQESWLGGSTASGQSHTPEANHRFQSGTVDTRDVEGPPNPGRCGSSRFPIGGKNNHQSPGSSSTWIMGMPHTSESLFTHLQHLKPLRLKSLNTER